A segment of the Gammaproteobacteria bacterium genome:
TTTCAGTCGCTATTGTTACAGCCTATTTTGCGGGTGTTGAATAGATGCTTATTTGCTATTCAGCCAATAACATATCCAACAACAAAGCTTCATTCAAAGCAATACCAGTAGCCGTCATTTTTTTAATATCAATAACCTTTCTCGACCATTGATAGACACGTTTTTTATTAAAATCAAAGGCCCACGTTCCTTTTAATAAATAATAACTAGTCACTTGAGAAACATAAAGAATATTCACCAATGATTTTCCTTGCCAAGATTTTGACAGAAATGCCAAAGATTCTTTCTTAGAAAAAAATGCAAGTAGCGGCGCTAGACAAGTTTGGTATTCTGAAATAACGCCATCTTTCAGTAGCTTTTGTGCTAATAATGGCGAACCTAACGACCAGAAAATTGCATCTTTTATTACTTCTTTAGTAAATACTAGCGCTGGATCTGATAACAACCATTGCTCAGCAAGCTCATCGCTTGGCGAAGAAAATTGATACTGATGGCAGCGGCTTAGTATTGTCGGAGATAAAAAATTTTTTCTTTCGCTGGTAAGAATAAAGATGCTATCACCAGGAGGCTCTTCTAGTACTTTCAATAATGCATTCGCAGCTGCAATCGTCATTTTATTTGCATTGGCTATAACAAAGATTTTTATATTATTTCTTTGTGGCTTTTGGTGAGCCGCTATTTTTAAACTTCTCATTTGATCAATCCCGATATTCTTGCTATTTTCCTCGGGAGAAATGTTATAAAAATCACCGTGTGTTCCGGCTGAAAATAACACACAATCTTTGCAAATTAGGCAAGGTTGTTCATTTTTAGTTGGGCTAGCACATAAGAGATAATGCGCAAGTTGAAATGCTAATTCTGATTTCCCCACGCCATTATTACCGTGAAATAAAATAGCGTGCGGAAAACGATTTTTTTTCTTTGCAAACAAAAGATTGGTCCAAATTTCCTCACACCAGGGGAAAATATTATCCATCTTTCCATTCTCTAATAAGTTGATCCAGCTTATAGCTCGCAACTCTTTGTACTTCGTTTTTAGTCAGCGACGAATCTATAACCGTATAACGATGCTTAAATTTCTTGGACAGCTCGAGATACATTGCGCGAATTCGCTCAAAAAACTGTCGCTCTTCCTGTTCAATACGATCAAGATGCGGTCGATTTTTTAATCGCTGTGCGCTAACTTCAAGCGGCGCATCCAATAAAAAAGTGCAGGTAGGCTCAAAATCTCCAATACTCCATTCTTTAATGGCATTGACAGTCTCATAACCCAACTCTCGACCAGCGGCTTGATAGGCAAAACTCGCGTCGGTAAAGCGATCAGAGATTACCCACTCACCGGCTTGAAGTGCTGGAAGAATTTTATTTTGCAAATGTTGGATA
Coding sequences within it:
- the holB gene encoding DNA polymerase III subunit delta' is translated as MDNIFPWCEEIWTNLLFAKKKNRFPHAILFHGNNGVGKSELAFQLAHYLLCASPTKNEQPCLICKDCVLFSAGTHGDFYNISPEENSKNIGIDQMRSLKIAAHQKPQRNNIKIFVIANANKMTIAAANALLKVLEEPPGDSIFILTSERKNFLSPTILSRCHQYQFSSPSDELAEQWLLSDPALVFTKEVIKDAIFWSLGSPLLAQKLLKDGVISEYQTCLAPLLAFFSKKESLAFLSKSWQGKSLVNILYVSQVTSYYLLKGTWAFDFNKKRVYQWSRKVIDIKKMTATGIALNEALLLDMLLAE
- a CDS encoding dTMP kinase; protein product: MKKGLFISIEGGEGTGKSTLCQYMKQYLASYDIPVLLTREPGGTPLAEDIRRLLLQQHAEPISPKTEALLMFASRIQHLQNKILPALQAGEWVISDRFTDASFAYQAAGRELGYETVNAIKEWSIGDFEPTCTFLLDAPLEVSAQRLKNRPHLDRIEQEERQFFERIRAMYLELSKKFKHRYTVIDSSLTKNEVQRVASYKLDQLIREWKDG